Within the uncultured Bacteroides sp. genome, the region TTTTATATCAGATACCTGCTGTTCTACAGAGACTTCATTTTTCAATCGGTAAATAGTAAACAGGATAAATACAGCCACCAGAATGATACCCAGAATAAAGACAAAATAAATAAGATAAGCCCAAGAAGTTTCCCAAAATGAAGGAAGGACATTTATTTTGAGGCAGCGCTCATTGTTCACCCAGACTCCGTCACTATTAGTAGATTTCACATGGAAAACATAATCACCTTTCGGGAGATTTGTATATGTGGCCAACCGCTGCTTATCTACATACGTCCACTCCTTATCAAACCCTTCCAGATAATACGCATACTTTATGTTATCGGAGTTTCTAAAATCAAGCGCAGAATACTGAATAGTAACGGTATTTTCTTTATGTGAAAGGGTTAGTTCCTTAGTATCGTCCAATCCCACCTTCAAAACAGAGTTTACACCAGGTCCAACTTCTTTATTAGCTATCATTAACTCTGAGAAAGTTATGTAAGGCACATAGGTACTTTTACGGATAGCCATCGGATTAAAATAGAGAAAACCGGTTGTGGTTCCAAAATAGATTTCGTGATTAGCAGTTGTTTCAGATGTACCTTCACTGAACGAAGCTTTAAACGAGAAGCTTTTATCATCGTAGTTCTCAAACTTATGTTGTGAAGGAATAAACTTACTTAATCCGTTCTCCGTGCTGATCCACAAATTACCTTTTACATCTTCCTGCATAGACAGCATTACATCTGAAGGTGCTCCATCCTTAACCGTGTAACATTTAAACACAGCCTTATCTTTTCCTGAGACATAGAGTAATTTATTGAGCCCCCCGCCAAAAGTTGCCAGATAGAGCTCACCATTCTTTGTAGCATGAATCCAATGCACATCATTATTGCTTAGACTAGTCGTACTACTCGGTACACGAGAATAATGATTAAACTGTATTTCTTCCGGATTCGTAAAACTATCTTTAAAAGATAGTACCCCTGAGGTGGTTCCTATCCAGATATTTCCTTTGACATCTTCCGTAATATAACGAACACGATAGCATTGATCAATAGGATATCCTTTCAGATTATTCCGATGATTAATAAAAATAAAACGTCCATTCTTATCCTGATCAATATAATTAATACCACCACCAAATGTAGCAATCCATATTTTTCCTTTATGATCTTCAAAGACACAGTAAATATTATCGTCGCTCAGACTGTAAATATCATCTTCGTTATATATAAAACGGGACAGATGGTACTGATTTCCTGCTTTTTCAGCGCGGACCAATCCTCTTCCTTTCGTGCCAATCCAGATAACTCCTTTTCTGTCCTGAGTAATTGAATAAACCACTCCATCGAGTTTCGCACCACTTTGGGATATTGTTCCGGATTCCGTAAGGTAACCCATATAATTACGGTTGGAATCATAAATGCGCAATGTTCCATCTTTCAACGCAACCCACAAGTTTCGGCTTTTATCTTCAAAAATAGCACGGGTTTCATTACTGAGCGATTCATAATCATGTGGATCAGGTGTGGTTAAATGAAACTGACTATCCTGGAAAGTTATCTTTTCCAAACCTCTGGAGTGAGTACACATCCACAGATTACCCTGCCGGTCGGACATGGCTGAATGAAGTTTATTTGAAAAGCGCCAGTTTGATGAACCGAATTCATTATAGAAAGGAACAATCTTATCCAGTTTTCTGTTAAAATAAGACATACCTCCGCCATAAGGATGTACCCAAAGATATCCGTTAACGTCTTCGTGTATATGAAAAGCCGGTCGTGAACGGGAAGCCCCCCCTTGTTCAGCTGGAACAATCTCTTGCTTTACCTTGTTTGTGTGCGGATTAAAATGAGTAACGCCATCAGCTTCTTTCAGTTCAAACCAGACCTCTTTACAGCGGTCTACATAGACAGATACTATTTTATTTGAAGGCAGATTGGCACAGGTAGTTGTATTATAATGAATTATTTCTTTATTACCCAGACGATAAGTAAAGAAGCCATCGTCGGCCGTTGAAAATACTATTTCATCGGGAGAAACAGAGTTCACCGATATAACATTTGATTTAGTAGGCAACTCCAGTAGCTGAAAGTTTCTTCTCTTCTTTTGATAACTCCATACACGCCCCATGTCCGAACCAAAAAAGATTTCTGTGGGAGTTTCCTGCAAAGAATAAAAAGATTGCTTATGCCGATGGCGGTTTCCGTTTGTCTCTACAAAATATAAAACAGGCACTTTTTGTCCCGGCCTGATCAATCCCAGCCCGTTATCTGTTAGCATCCACTCATTTCCTGAAGCACTCAGATGAACTTTATATACCTTCTGAGCAGGAAACAGTCCGGCTTTCAGCGAATAGACATCCGTAGTCAATTGATGCGTATTTAAATTTGTTAACACCCGGATAGCTCCTTCATTTTCCGTGAGCAGCCACACTGATCCATCCTTCATTGCTTCGATGGACAATATATTGGAAGTACTTCCTTCGCCAGAGGAAGGCACCTTAATAAACGTCTCCGTGTTGGGATCAAAGCGGTGAGCCCGGTTATCATACGTCAGCACCCAGATGTATCCATAGATATCTTCCACCATGCGGTCCACCCGGTTATTTGTCAGACTGATCAAATCTCCCTGACGAGCCTTGAATGTTTTAAAGGAATATCCATTGAATTTATTGATTCCGTCCCATGTTGCAAACCACATAATCCCCTTATGGTCCTGCAGCATACTCATCACAGTGTTTTGTGATAGTCCATCTTCAGAGGAATAATGTGTAAATGAACACCTTTGCTGTGCATAACCGCACAAAGATGCTATCCATAATAGGAATATAAAAAGAAGGTTTTTCATAGTAGTGTATTTATTAACCTGAGATACTAAATTCAAAAATACACAATTTAATAGTAATCGTTCTCATTCTTCGATCTTAAATTATTCACATTACTGATTAAGGTACTTTTTTCTTTATAAAAAAAATAGTTATCTTTATAAGGATACAAAAATGTAAAGTGAGTAACTTATAATTAACGGGCTTTCAGCATTACTTTATCTGCCCCGTTCTTTACAGGGTTCCAGTTATCATCTCCTGCAAGGACTTTTTCCATATCATAATTATTAATATCCTTCAACTGATGAGAGTAAAAAGCCCGGGAATCTGCATTAGCCCCTTCCCCACTGCTCTTGTATTCTGCAAAGAAGCTATTCTTTTCCGCTTCCTTCTTTCCCCAATTGTCCCATCCTTGAGAAATAATATGTTTTCCCATTTCACAGCGGATATAAACAGCTTGTGCATACGGTCTCCAAGGACGAGCAAGACATACTTTGTTTACTCCTTCTGAAGCAGTCAGCTTACAATCATAAAAGACATAACCGTAAGGTTTGCCTTTATCTGTAGAAGGGGCGGTAACATAACCATTTCCTTTGCTATGAATGGTGCAACGGTTAAAAACAGCAACCGACCATCCAAATATAAAATCGACTGTGCCCTCAATATAACAATCTTCATAGTACTGACGACTATCTTTTCCATAGGTGTAAAGAGTATCCTGAAATCCAAGAAAGCGACATTTACGGAACATCACTCTGTCGGCATCAATAAAAACTGTAACTGCCTGTCCTACCGGACCGGAAGTATTCTCAAAAGTGATGTTTTCAGCAAAGAAGTCGGGTGCATAGATGTAGCAACTTGCCGAACCTGAGGTAGATTTGTTCTCGCCAAACAAATTCTTTTTCGAAGCATAATCATCGTAAGAGATTACTGCTCCTTCTTGTCCGATAAGCGAAATATTTATTTTGGATGGAGGAATAATTAATTTTTCCTTATACACCCCTTTGCGGATTAAAATAGTGGTGCGAGCCTCCTTCCGGAAATCAGGAACGGCATTAATGGCTTCTTGTACAGTGAAAAAATCTCCACTTCCATCTTGAGCAACTACATAGTCATAATGGCGCACATACTTAGCCAACTCAGGTACCTCTTTGGCTATAGCTTCAACTGTTAACCCGGCAATCACACGAGCACCGTAAATGTTTAAGTGAGTATTATCCTCACGTCCCTTTGGTAATGCCACAAATTTATTAGCGGGAATCCACATATAAAGTTTCTTAGACTCTACCGGACCTAGT harbors:
- a CDS encoding pectinesterase family protein, with amino-acid sequence MKHKLFFILLAFLVFSAFKADRVITVFMIGDSTMANKSLEGGNPERGWGHVLAGFFTEDVRIDNHAMNGRSSKSFIDEGRWEKVINQVKKGDYVFIQFGHNDEKADSTRHTDPGTTFDANLRRFVNETRAKGGIPVLFNSIVRRNFIRPQDKDINKDTQVPGEEVLPVEGKILFDTHGAYLDSPRKVAKELGVAFVDMNKITHDLVEGLGPVESKKLYMWIPANKFVALPKGREDNTHLNIYGARVIAGLTVEAIAKEVPELAKYVRHYDYVVAQDGSGDFFTVQEAINAVPDFRKEARTTILIRKGVYKEKLIIPPSKINISLIGQEGAVISYDDYASKKNLFGENKSTSGSASCYIYAPDFFAENITFENTSGPVGQAVTVFIDADRVMFRKCRFLGFQDTLYTYGKDSRQYYEDCYIEGTVDFIFGWSVAVFNRCTIHSKGNGYVTAPSTDKGKPYGYVFYDCKLTASEGVNKVCLARPWRPYAQAVYIRCEMGKHIISQGWDNWGKKEAEKNSFFAEYKSSGEGANADSRAFYSHQLKDINNYDMEKVLAGDDNWNPVKNGADKVMLKAR
- a CDS encoding two-component regulator propeller domain-containing protein, which produces MKNLLFIFLLWIASLCGYAQQRCSFTHYSSEDGLSQNTVMSMLQDHKGIMWFATWDGINKFNGYSFKTFKARQGDLISLTNNRVDRMVEDIYGYIWVLTYDNRAHRFDPNTETFIKVPSSGEGSTSNILSIEAMKDGSVWLLTENEGAIRVLTNLNTHQLTTDVYSLKAGLFPAQKVYKVHLSASGNEWMLTDNGLGLIRPGQKVPVLYFVETNGNRHRHKQSFYSLQETPTEIFFGSDMGRVWSYQKKRRNFQLLELPTKSNVISVNSVSPDEIVFSTADDGFFTYRLGNKEIIHYNTTTCANLPSNKIVSVYVDRCKEVWFELKEADGVTHFNPHTNKVKQEIVPAEQGGASRSRPAFHIHEDVNGYLWVHPYGGGMSYFNRKLDKIVPFYNEFGSSNWRFSNKLHSAMSDRQGNLWMCTHSRGLEKITFQDSQFHLTTPDPHDYESLSNETRAIFEDKSRNLWVALKDGTLRIYDSNRNYMGYLTESGTISQSGAKLDGVVYSITQDRKGVIWIGTKGRGLVRAEKAGNQYHLSRFIYNEDDIYSLSDDNIYCVFEDHKGKIWIATFGGGINYIDQDKNGRFIFINHRNNLKGYPIDQCYRVRYITEDVKGNIWIGTTSGVLSFKDSFTNPEEIQFNHYSRVPSSTTSLSNNDVHWIHATKNGELYLATFGGGLNKLLYVSGKDKAVFKCYTVKDGAPSDVMLSMQEDVKGNLWISTENGLSKFIPSQHKFENYDDKSFSFKASFSEGTSETTANHEIYFGTTTGFLYFNPMAIRKSTYVPYITFSELMIANKEVGPGVNSVLKVGLDDTKELTLSHKENTVTIQYSALDFRNSDNIKYAYYLEGFDKEWTYVDKQRLATYTNLPKGDYVFHVKSTNSDGVWVNNERCLKINVLPSFWETSWAYLIYFVFILGIILVAVFILFTIYRLKNEVSVEQQVSDIKLRFFTNISHELRTPLTLISGPVEQVLKNSQIPEDAREQLNLVKRNTDRMLRLVNQILDFRKIQNKKMKMQVQEINTVPFVRRIMDNFESLAENHRIEFLFENEKPQMILWVDIDKFEKILFNLLSNAFKFTPQGKMIKVFIKDEGTTLAIGVSDQGIGIADNKKNSLFTRFENLVDRNIFNQPSTGIGLSLVKELVEMHKATIQVDSKLGEGSCFTTHFLKGKDHYDESVELILSDTDYLEKNEVLHSADFSDETQLKETDTCDQNIDLSKETMLLIEDNAELRYFLRSIFSSTYQVIEASDGKDGFEKALKYVPDMIISDVMMPEKDGIELTKELKTEMATSHIPIVLLSAKSDIESKLQGLEFGADDYITKPFSATYLEARVENLLAQRHKLQELYRANLMAKPKEESPVQPEMSLYDRRFMDKLLLLMEKNMDNGDLIVDDLVQEMAVSRSVFFKKLKMLTGLAPIEFIKEMRVKRAAELIKTGEYNMTQISYMVGINDPRYFSKCFKQKYGMTPTEYKDSIGKNY